One Bos taurus isolate L1 Dominette 01449 registration number 42190680 breed Hereford chromosome 3, ARS-UCD2.0, whole genome shotgun sequence DNA window includes the following coding sequences:
- the CAP1 gene encoding adenylyl cyclase-associated protein 1 isoform X1, translated as MADMRNLVERLERVVGRLEAVSHASDTHCGYGDSAAKAGTTPYVQAFDSLLAGPVAEYLKISKEIGGDVQKHAEMVHTGLKLERALLVTASQCQQPAGNKLSDLLAPISEQIQEVVTFREKNRGSKLFNHLSAVSESIQALGWVAMAPKPGPYVKEMNDAAMFYTNRVLKEYKDVDKKHVDWVKAYLSIWTELQAYIKEFHTTGLAWSRTGPVAKELSGLPSGPSAGSGPPPPPPGPPPPPVPTSSGSDDSASRSALFAQINQGESITHALKHVSDDMKTHKNPALKAQSGLIRSGPKPFSASKPDPPKPVAKKEPALLELEGKKWRVENQENVSNLMIEDTELKQVAYIFKCVNSTLQIKGKINSITVDNCKKLGLVFDDVVGIVEIINSKDVKVQVMGKVPTISINKTDGCHVYLSKNSLDCEIVSAKSSEMNVLIPTEGGDFNEFPVPEQFKTLWNGQKLVTTVTEIAG; from the exons ATGGCTGACATGCGAAATCTGGTAGAAAGATTGGAGAGAGTGGTGGGCCGCCTGGAGGCAGTCTCCCATGCCTCTGACACACACTGTGGGTATGGAGACAGTGCTGCAAAAG CAGGAACGACTCCATATGTGCAAGCATTTGACTCACTGCTGGCCGGTCCTGTGGCAGAGTACCTCAAGATCAGTAAAGAGATTGGGGGAGATGTGCAGAAACAT GCGGAGATGGTCCACACAGGTCTGAAGTTAGAGCGAGCTCTCTTGGTTACAGCCTCTCAGTGCCAGCAGCCAGCAGGC AACAAGCTTTCTGACTTGTTGGCACCCATCTCCGAGCAGATCCAAGAAGTGGTGACCTTCCGGGAGAAGAACCGAGGCAGCAAGTTGTTCAATCACCTATCAGCTGTCAGCGAAAGTATCCAGGCCCTGGGTTGGGTGGCTATG gctCCCAAGCCTGGTCCCTATGTGAAGGAAATGAATGATGCTGCCATGTTTTATACAAATCGAGTCCTCAAGGAGTACAAAGATGT GGATAAAAAGCACGTGGACTGGGTCAAAGCTTACTTGAGTATATGGACAGAGCTGCAGGCTTACATTAAGGAGTTCCATACCACCGGACTGGCCTGGAGCAGAACA GGGCCTGTGGCAAAAGAACTGAGTGGCTTGCCATCTGGACCCTCTGCTGGATCtggtcctcctcctccccccccaGGCCCACCTCCCCCTCCAGTCCCCACCAGTTCAGGCTCAGATGACTCTGCTTCACGCTCAGCACTGTTTGCGCAGATTAATCAGGGGGAGAGCATCACACATG CCCTGAAACACGTATCTGATGACATGAAGACTCACAAGAACCCTGCCTTGAAGGCTCAGAGTGGTCTGATACGAAGTGGCCCCAAACCCTTCTCTGCATCTAAACCAGATCCCCCCAAACCAGTCGCAAAGAAGGAGCCAGCCCTACTTGAACTGGAGGGCAAGAAGTGGAGAGTG GAAAATCAGGAGAATGTTTCCAACCTGATGATAGAGGATACAGAGCTGAAACAGGTGGCTTACATATTCAAGTGTGTGAACTCAACATTGCAGATCAAGGGCAAAATTAACTCCATTACTGTAG ATAACTGTAAGAAACTTGGTCTGGTGTTTGATGACGTGGTGGGCATTGTGGAGATAATCAATAGTAAGGATGTCAAAGTTCAG GTAATGGGTAAAGTGCCAACCATTTCCATCAACAAAACAGATGGCTGCCACGTTTACCTGAGCAAGAACTCCCTGGATTGTGAGATAGTCAGTGCCAAATCTTCTGAGATGAATGTCCTCATTCCTACAGAAGGCGGTGACTTC AATGAGTTCCCAGTCCCTGAGCAGTTTAAGACCCTATGGAATGGGCAGAAGTTGGTCACCACAGTGACAGAAATTGCTGGATAA
- the CAP1 gene encoding adenylyl cyclase-associated protein 1 isoform X2, producing MADMRNLVERLERVVGRLEAVSHASDTHCGYGDSAAKGTTPYVQAFDSLLAGPVAEYLKISKEIGGDVQKHAEMVHTGLKLERALLVTASQCQQPAGNKLSDLLAPISEQIQEVVTFREKNRGSKLFNHLSAVSESIQALGWVAMAPKPGPYVKEMNDAAMFYTNRVLKEYKDVDKKHVDWVKAYLSIWTELQAYIKEFHTTGLAWSRTGPVAKELSGLPSGPSAGSGPPPPPPGPPPPPVPTSSGSDDSASRSALFAQINQGESITHALKHVSDDMKTHKNPALKAQSGLIRSGPKPFSASKPDPPKPVAKKEPALLELEGKKWRVENQENVSNLMIEDTELKQVAYIFKCVNSTLQIKGKINSITVDNCKKLGLVFDDVVGIVEIINSKDVKVQVMGKVPTISINKTDGCHVYLSKNSLDCEIVSAKSSEMNVLIPTEGGDFNEFPVPEQFKTLWNGQKLVTTVTEIAG from the exons ATGGCTGACATGCGAAATCTGGTAGAAAGATTGGAGAGAGTGGTGGGCCGCCTGGAGGCAGTCTCCCATGCCTCTGACACACACTGTGGGTATGGAGACAGTGCTGCAAAAG GAACGACTCCATATGTGCAAGCATTTGACTCACTGCTGGCCGGTCCTGTGGCAGAGTACCTCAAGATCAGTAAAGAGATTGGGGGAGATGTGCAGAAACAT GCGGAGATGGTCCACACAGGTCTGAAGTTAGAGCGAGCTCTCTTGGTTACAGCCTCTCAGTGCCAGCAGCCAGCAGGC AACAAGCTTTCTGACTTGTTGGCACCCATCTCCGAGCAGATCCAAGAAGTGGTGACCTTCCGGGAGAAGAACCGAGGCAGCAAGTTGTTCAATCACCTATCAGCTGTCAGCGAAAGTATCCAGGCCCTGGGTTGGGTGGCTATG gctCCCAAGCCTGGTCCCTATGTGAAGGAAATGAATGATGCTGCCATGTTTTATACAAATCGAGTCCTCAAGGAGTACAAAGATGT GGATAAAAAGCACGTGGACTGGGTCAAAGCTTACTTGAGTATATGGACAGAGCTGCAGGCTTACATTAAGGAGTTCCATACCACCGGACTGGCCTGGAGCAGAACA GGGCCTGTGGCAAAAGAACTGAGTGGCTTGCCATCTGGACCCTCTGCTGGATCtggtcctcctcctccccccccaGGCCCACCTCCCCCTCCAGTCCCCACCAGTTCAGGCTCAGATGACTCTGCTTCACGCTCAGCACTGTTTGCGCAGATTAATCAGGGGGAGAGCATCACACATG CCCTGAAACACGTATCTGATGACATGAAGACTCACAAGAACCCTGCCTTGAAGGCTCAGAGTGGTCTGATACGAAGTGGCCCCAAACCCTTCTCTGCATCTAAACCAGATCCCCCCAAACCAGTCGCAAAGAAGGAGCCAGCCCTACTTGAACTGGAGGGCAAGAAGTGGAGAGTG GAAAATCAGGAGAATGTTTCCAACCTGATGATAGAGGATACAGAGCTGAAACAGGTGGCTTACATATTCAAGTGTGTGAACTCAACATTGCAGATCAAGGGCAAAATTAACTCCATTACTGTAG ATAACTGTAAGAAACTTGGTCTGGTGTTTGATGACGTGGTGGGCATTGTGGAGATAATCAATAGTAAGGATGTCAAAGTTCAG GTAATGGGTAAAGTGCCAACCATTTCCATCAACAAAACAGATGGCTGCCACGTTTACCTGAGCAAGAACTCCCTGGATTGTGAGATAGTCAGTGCCAAATCTTCTGAGATGAATGTCCTCATTCCTACAGAAGGCGGTGACTTC AATGAGTTCCCAGTCCCTGAGCAGTTTAAGACCCTATGGAATGGGCAGAAGTTGGTCACCACAGTGACAGAAATTGCTGGATAA